The Pontibacter pudoricolor genome contains a region encoding:
- the murA gene encoding UDP-N-acetylglucosamine 1-carboxyvinyltransferase, with product MASFEVIGGNKLKGEIVPQGAKNEALQILCAVLLTAEPVTISNIPDIRDVNKLIELLQGLGVAVERNAADTYTFRADNVDLDYLDTEAFVAQGRAIRGSVMIVGPMLARFGKSKMPKPGGDKIGRRRLDTHFEGFEKLGAKFEYNASDNFFSVTADKLKGAYMLLDEASVTGTANILMAAVLAEGTTTIYNAACEPYVQQLCRMLNRMGARISGIGSNLLVIEGVEKLGGTEHRMLPDMIEIGSFIGLAAMTGSEITIKDCQIPELGLIPDTFKRLGIKMEFRGDDIHIPAQDHYEIDTYIDGSILNISDHTWPGLTPDLLSVALVVATQAKGTALIHQKMFESRLFFVDKLIDMGAQIILCDPHRATVIGHNNHIPLRGIRMTSPDIRAGVALLIAALSAEGTSIIDNVEQIDRGYQNIDGRLNAIGAQIKRI from the coding sequence ATGGCTTCATTTGAAGTAATAGGTGGTAACAAGTTAAAAGGTGAGATAGTACCTCAGGGAGCTAAAAACGAAGCATTGCAAATACTTTGTGCTGTGCTGCTGACGGCAGAGCCTGTTACCATTTCCAATATCCCGGACATCCGGGATGTAAATAAGCTTATAGAATTGCTGCAGGGTTTAGGTGTGGCTGTAGAAAGAAATGCTGCAGACACCTATACGTTCAGGGCTGATAATGTAGACCTGGATTACCTGGATACAGAAGCGTTTGTAGCACAGGGCCGCGCCATCCGTGGTTCAGTTATGATCGTGGGCCCGATGCTGGCTCGTTTTGGTAAGTCTAAAATGCCTAAACCGGGTGGCGACAAAATTGGCCGCCGCCGACTGGACACACACTTTGAAGGATTTGAAAAACTAGGCGCTAAGTTTGAATACAATGCATCTGACAATTTCTTCAGCGTAACCGCAGACAAACTGAAAGGCGCTTACATGCTCCTGGATGAAGCTTCGGTAACCGGAACTGCGAACATTTTGATGGCTGCGGTTTTAGCGGAAGGTACAACCACTATTTACAATGCCGCCTGCGAACCTTACGTGCAACAGCTTTGCCGTATGCTGAACCGCATGGGTGCCAGGATCAGTGGTATCGGCTCTAACCTGCTGGTAATTGAAGGCGTGGAGAAGCTTGGTGGCACCGAGCATCGCATGCTGCCGGATATGATCGAGATCGGTTCGTTTATCGGTCTTGCTGCCATGACGGGCTCTGAAATAACGATAAAAGATTGCCAGATTCCGGAGCTTGGCCTGATACCTGATACGTTTAAGCGTTTGGGCATTAAAATGGAATTCCGTGGGGATGATATTCATATTCCGGCGCAGGACCATTACGAAATTGATACCTACATTGATGGCAGCATCCTGAACATATCAGACCACACCTGGCCGGGCTTAACCCCTGACCTACTGAGCGTGGCGCTTGTTGTAGCTACACAGGCAAAAGGTACAGCGCTTATCCATCAGAAAATGTTTGAGAGCCGCCTGTTCTTCGTGGATAAACTGATAGATATGGGTGCCCAAATCATCCTTTGCGATCCGCACCGCGCTACGGTTATCGGCCATAACAATCACATTCCGTTACGCGGCATCCGCATGACTTCCCCGGATATTCGTGCTGGTGTGGCTTTGCTTATTGCAGCGCTTTCCGCCGAAGGTACCAGCATCATCGACAATGTAGAGCAGATAGACCGTGGTTACCAAAATATTGATGGACGTTTGAACGCTATCGGTGCACAGATCAAAAGAATATAA
- a CDS encoding DUF3109 family protein: protein MIVLQNTVISDDIRDNFFVCNLEKCKGACCVEGDLGAPLEESELAILADNYEHIKPYMTGAGKLAVEEQGLYIKDFEGDYSTPTIENRECAYALYDEKGILKCAIEQAYYDGKISWKKPISCHLYPIRITKYDDFEALNYDRWSICAAACNFGQDLGVKVYQFLKEPLIRKYGEGWYNELTQLMEEEPEKV from the coding sequence ATGATAGTCCTTCAGAATACCGTTATCAGCGACGACATCCGTGATAATTTTTTTGTTTGTAACCTCGAGAAATGCAAAGGAGCCTGCTGCGTAGAAGGCGACCTGGGCGCTCCGCTGGAAGAAAGTGAGCTGGCGATACTCGCTGATAATTACGAGCACATTAAACCATACATGACTGGTGCCGGCAAACTGGCAGTAGAAGAGCAGGGGCTATACATCAAAGATTTTGAAGGCGATTACTCCACCCCAACTATAGAAAACCGTGAGTGTGCGTATGCGCTATACGATGAGAAAGGCATACTGAAATGTGCTATCGAACAGGCGTATTACGATGGAAAGATCAGTTGGAAAAAACCGATCTCGTGCCATCTGTACCCAATCCGTATTACAAAGTATGATGACTTTGAAGCGCTGAACTATGACCGTTGGAGCATTTGCGCTGCAGCCTGTAATTTTGGTCAGGACCTTGGAGTAAAAGTTTATCAATTCCTGAAAGAGCCTCTTATCCGTAAGTATGGAGAAGGCTGGTATAACGAGCTGACACAACTGATGGAAGAAGAACCAGAGAAAGTTTAA
- the efp gene encoding elongation factor P — protein sequence MATTADIKNGVVIEYNNDLYQVIDFQHVKPGKGPAFVRTKLRNIKSGKVLDNTFSAGHKITTARVEQRPHQFIYKDDMGYNFMDMSSFEQLALPEVMVPFADLMKEGQEVTILFHAETESPLTCEIPPFVELTITYTEPGLKGDTATNASKPAIVETGATIQVPLFIGQDEKIKVDTRTYSYAERVK from the coding sequence ATGGCAACCACAGCTGATATTAAAAACGGCGTTGTGATCGAATACAACAACGACCTTTACCAGGTAATAGATTTCCAGCACGTAAAGCCAGGCAAAGGCCCAGCATTCGTTAGAACCAAGCTAAGAAATATCAAAAGTGGTAAAGTATTAGATAACACCTTTTCGGCAGGCCATAAAATTACAACTGCCCGCGTAGAGCAACGCCCACACCAGTTCATTTACAAAGATGACATGGGCTACAACTTTATGGACATGAGCTCTTTTGAACAGTTAGCATTACCAGAAGTAATGGTGCCGTTTGCTGACCTGATGAAAGAAGGCCAGGAAGTAACGATCCTATTCCACGCAGAAACTGAAAGCCCGCTTACCTGCGAGATCCCTCCTTTTGTAGAGTTAACAATTACCTATACAGAGCCGGGCCTTAAAGGCGATACCGCAACAAACGCATCAAAACCAGCCATTGTAGAGACAGGCGCAACCATTCAGGTGCCTCTTTTCATTGGCCAGGACGAAAAAATAAAAGTAGACACTCGTACTTATTCTTACGCAGAAAGAGTAAAATAA
- a CDS encoding ATP-dependent helicase, which translates to MDYISLLNESQRKAVLHTEGPAMIIAGAGSGKTRVLTYRIAHLISLGVDPFNILALTFTNKAAKEMRHRIEKVIGNEAKNIWMGTFHSVFSRILRAEADKIGYPKSFTIYDTDDSKTLIRNIVKEMNLDDKLYKANVVLGRISSAKNKLISHKQYMSDPVIQADDEAAMRPKIGKIYEQYQNRCFKAGAMDFDDLLFQTNVLFRDHPDALNKYQNIFKFVMVDEYQDTNYSQYLITRKLAAQNRNIVVVGDDAQSIYAFRGADIQNILNFERDYPELEVFKLEQNYRSTKNIVHAANSVIKNNTAQLRKDVFTDNEQGPLIEVIKANSDNEEGKLVATSIFEEKMNNHLSYDDFAILYRTNAQSRAMEEALRRMNIKYKIVGGLSFYQRKEIKDLIAYLRLTVNPNDEQALRRVINYPKRGIGETTESKIFVTADETNHSVWEIVQNAAQFMGNRVGTAIENFSLMIREFAIMAENNDAFEVAKHVAKRSGIVDDLYQDKTVEGLARYENIQELLNGIKEYVDDPEKEDKSLSAFLQDIALITDADTKADLDGEFVTLMTIHSAKGLEFKNVFIVGMEENLFPSQMMLNSRADLEEERRLFYVAITRAEKKLYLTYATSRYQWGNLRACEKSRFLDEIDPKYLNFKYGDTGNTASGSMLDRVLQRKSSISSLVQAPPRKQAATAYTAPADFKPSDTSNLAAGMKVEHPKFGFGVVTLVDTQGNSVKATINFDEVGEKTLLLSFAKLRIHE; encoded by the coding sequence ATGGATTATATTAGTTTATTGAACGAGTCGCAACGCAAGGCAGTACTTCACACCGAAGGCCCGGCCATGATCATTGCGGGTGCCGGCTCAGGCAAAACAAGAGTACTCACTTACCGGATCGCCCACCTAATCAGTTTAGGGGTTGATCCGTTTAACATACTGGCCCTTACCTTTACCAACAAGGCGGCTAAAGAAATGCGTCACCGTATCGAGAAAGTGATCGGTAACGAGGCCAAGAATATCTGGATGGGAACGTTCCACTCGGTTTTCTCACGCATTCTTCGTGCCGAAGCAGACAAGATCGGCTACCCGAAAAGCTTTACCATTTACGATACCGACGACTCCAAAACGCTCATTCGCAACATTGTGAAGGAGATGAACCTGGACGACAAACTATACAAGGCAAACGTAGTGCTGGGCCGCATCTCTTCTGCCAAAAACAAACTGATCTCGCATAAGCAGTACATGAGCGACCCGGTGATACAGGCCGACGACGAAGCTGCCATGCGCCCTAAGATTGGCAAGATATATGAGCAGTACCAGAACCGTTGCTTTAAGGCTGGTGCCATGGACTTTGATGATCTCCTGTTCCAGACCAACGTGCTTTTCCGTGACCACCCGGATGCGCTGAACAAATACCAGAACATCTTTAAGTTTGTAATGGTGGATGAGTACCAGGATACCAACTATTCGCAGTACCTGATCACACGTAAACTGGCAGCACAGAACCGCAACATAGTGGTGGTAGGTGATGATGCACAGTCTATTTACGCGTTCCGTGGAGCTGATATCCAGAACATACTCAACTTTGAGCGCGACTACCCGGAACTGGAAGTATTTAAGCTGGAGCAGAACTATAGATCAACCAAAAACATCGTTCACGCGGCTAATTCGGTTATTAAAAACAACACGGCACAGTTGCGCAAAGATGTTTTTACCGATAACGAACAGGGCCCGCTGATTGAAGTAATTAAGGCAAACTCGGATAACGAAGAAGGCAAACTGGTGGCTACGTCCATTTTCGAAGAGAAGATGAACAACCACCTCTCTTACGACGACTTCGCCATCTTATACCGTACCAACGCGCAGTCTAGGGCAATGGAAGAAGCCCTGCGCCGCATGAACATCAAGTATAAAATTGTGGGTGGCCTGTCGTTCTATCAACGCAAGGAGATTAAAGACCTGATTGCCTACCTGCGATTAACAGTCAACCCGAACGACGAGCAGGCGTTGCGCCGTGTGATAAACTACCCGAAACGCGGCATTGGTGAAACGACCGAATCGAAGATATTTGTAACGGCCGATGAGACCAACCACAGCGTTTGGGAAATAGTGCAGAATGCTGCGCAGTTTATGGGCAACCGCGTGGGCACCGCAATCGAGAACTTCTCGCTGATGATACGGGAGTTCGCGATCATGGCTGAGAACAACGACGCCTTTGAAGTGGCCAAGCATGTAGCCAAGCGCTCGGGTATTGTGGATGACCTGTACCAGGATAAGACCGTGGAAGGCCTTGCCCGCTACGAAAACATACAGGAATTGCTGAACGGTATTAAAGAATATGTAGACGATCCGGAGAAGGAAGATAAAAGCCTTTCGGCGTTTTTGCAGGATATTGCCCTTATTACCGATGCTGACACCAAAGCTGACCTGGATGGCGAGTTTGTAACCCTGATGACCATTCACTCGGCCAAAGGTCTGGAGTTTAAGAACGTGTTCATAGTTGGTATGGAAGAAAACCTTTTCCCGAGCCAGATGATGCTGAATTCCCGCGCTGACCTGGAAGAAGAACGTCGTCTGTTTTACGTAGCCATTACGCGTGCAGAAAAGAAACTATACCTGACCTACGCTACCAGCCGCTACCAGTGGGGTAACCTGCGGGCATGCGAGAAAAGTCGTTTCCTGGATGAGATAGATCCGAAGTACCTGAACTTTAAGTATGGCGATACAGGCAACACGGCTTCAGGCAGCATGCTGGACCGTGTGTTACAGCGTAAGAGCAGCATCAGTAGTTTGGTGCAGGCACCGCCGCGCAAGCAGGCTGCAACAGCCTACACCGCTCCTGCCGACTTTAAGCCAAGCGACACAAGCAACCTTGCGGCCGGTATGAAGGTAGAACACCCTAAATTCGGTTTTGGCGTAGTAACGCTGGTAGATACCCAGGGCAATAGCGTAAAAGCAACTATAAACTTTGATGAGGTAGGTGAAAAAACCCTGCTCCTGAGCTTTGCCAAGCTACGCATACATGAGTAA
- a CDS encoding DUF5004 domain-containing protein yields the protein MKTFKLYSLFLLSILFVFSSCSKDDDPKPQTKTELLTAKAWKITKIKENGIDITNRSDMAILKNVRIKYNTDGTYTQTSSGIVHIGIWEFNNNETLLVYAPNTKVEENWDIIELKSGSLKVRTTMIYEDEYGVKKTMLVELEMNHA from the coding sequence ATGAAAACTTTTAAACTTTACAGCCTTTTTTTACTTTCAATTCTTTTTGTTTTCTCATCTTGCAGCAAAGATGACGATCCTAAACCACAAACTAAAACAGAACTTCTCACCGCCAAAGCCTGGAAAATAACTAAAATCAAAGAAAATGGTATCGATATTACCAACAGGTCTGATATGGCAATATTGAAAAATGTGCGTATCAAATATAATACTGATGGGACATATACACAGACAAGTTCTGGAATAGTTCACATAGGAATATGGGAATTTAACAATAATGAAACACTCCTTGTATATGCTCCTAATACTAAAGTTGAGGAAAACTGGGATATTATAGAACTAAAAAGCGGTTCTCTAAAAGTTAGAACTACAATGATTTATGAAGATGAATATGGAGTTAAGAAAACTATGCTTGTAGAATTAGAAATGAATCACGCATAA
- the accB gene encoding acetyl-CoA carboxylase biotin carboxyl carrier protein — MKAKEIQDLIDFIAKSGLNKVNIETEEFKISVQRDAAQKVKYVSEPSHHAPAAPAAAAPQTAPAPAPAAPAAAPVSDDSKYVAIKAPMIGTFYRAASPESPIFVNVGDEVKKGQVICIIEAMKLFNEIESEVSGKIVKVLVDNATPVEYDQPLFLVDPS; from the coding sequence ATGAAAGCTAAAGAAATCCAGGACCTTATCGACTTCATCGCCAAATCCGGCCTGAACAAAGTCAACATCGAAACAGAAGAATTCAAGATATCGGTACAGCGTGATGCTGCTCAGAAGGTAAAGTATGTTAGTGAGCCATCTCACCATGCTCCTGCTGCTCCGGCTGCCGCCGCGCCACAAACTGCTCCGGCACCTGCACCAGCTGCCCCTGCTGCCGCTCCGGTATCCGACGACAGCAAATATGTAGCTATCAAGGCGCCAATGATCGGTACTTTCTACCGTGCTGCAAGCCCCGAATCTCCTATCTTTGTGAATGTGGGTGATGAGGTGAAAAAAGGCCAGGTGATCTGTATCATCGAAGCTATGAAACTGTTCAACGAGATCGAGTCTGAAGTATCAGGTAAGATCGTGAAAGTGTTGGTAGACAATGCTACGCCAGTTGAGTACGACCAGCCATTGTTCCTGGTAGATCCTAGCTAA
- a CDS encoding ankyrin repeat domain-containing protein, with product MKKLLLLTLFVFSAQLSPAQSKPAPKNGKATTNKTATTPKAAAQKPAAKTNTTPVAPKPAEKAPEKLIWQTPAMQEAMTYYTSLQFNEAYAKFKQAINEGESDALYFLGRMHQYRELKYESVKIDTLLEIQNRTKFFSANTDSARFYFERAIEENSMLGHLGLAELMILRNEEDKQDFLQKMRTAAIVIREKAVEGDAFSNRMLGSMYYTGYGEMKDLGYAFNYMNRAANKGDVVSYTYLANLYLDGEGVKPDKDKAVFWLKKGVEAGDREALYTLGLLHEEGTIGETNLDEARKLYRKAISKGSVSAYEQLRYMNQSADQKLVIAAINRNPDMLERALKNKANVNTTAIPDDYEAEELHGRTPLMNTLYIPLLLEDYGVIYQPEVRPVMAGILLRKGADVNAQDSDGRTALHHTVAGARITNSQLFEQEQVQLLDTLIKYKADLNIKDKEGSTALTAALQSTNGQHIGIMELEKLLASGANPNLQNNEGKTPLMLACELNSNFEIILALIQAGADPKLKDQSGKTAIDYTKQENVSNILMAAGSPAKQN from the coding sequence ATGAAAAAACTATTGCTGCTTACCCTGTTCGTTTTTAGCGCACAGTTAAGCCCGGCACAGAGTAAACCGGCACCGAAAAACGGAAAAGCAACCACAAATAAAACTGCCACCACTCCAAAAGCAGCCGCTCAGAAACCAGCTGCTAAAACCAATACCACTCCGGTAGCCCCTAAACCTGCCGAGAAAGCTCCGGAAAAACTGATCTGGCAAACACCGGCCATGCAGGAAGCGATGACATACTATACGTCGCTGCAGTTTAACGAAGCGTATGCTAAATTTAAACAAGCCATTAATGAGGGGGAGAGCGATGCCCTTTATTTCCTGGGCCGTATGCACCAGTACCGCGAACTGAAGTACGAATCTGTTAAGATCGATACGTTGCTGGAAATACAGAACCGCACAAAGTTTTTCTCTGCCAACACCGATTCTGCCCGCTTTTATTTTGAGCGTGCCATAGAAGAAAACAGCATGCTGGGACATTTGGGTCTGGCTGAGCTAATGATACTTCGTAACGAAGAAGACAAGCAGGACTTTTTACAGAAAATGCGAACTGCAGCAATCGTTATCCGGGAGAAAGCTGTGGAAGGCGATGCTTTCAGTAACCGCATGCTGGGAAGTATGTACTATACCGGCTACGGCGAAATGAAGGACCTGGGCTATGCTTTTAATTATATGAACCGCGCCGCCAATAAAGGTGATGTGGTATCATATACCTACCTGGCCAACTTATACCTGGATGGGGAAGGAGTGAAGCCCGATAAAGATAAGGCTGTTTTCTGGCTGAAAAAAGGTGTTGAAGCCGGCGACCGTGAGGCACTTTACACCTTAGGCCTGCTACACGAAGAAGGAACAATAGGGGAAACTAATCTGGATGAGGCACGCAAACTATACCGCAAAGCCATTTCAAAGGGTAGTGTAAGTGCTTATGAGCAGCTCCGCTACATGAACCAGTCAGCGGACCAGAAGTTGGTAATTGCAGCTATAAACCGTAATCCTGATATGCTGGAACGTGCCCTTAAAAACAAGGCAAATGTGAATACCACTGCTATTCCGGATGATTACGAAGCAGAAGAGTTGCATGGGCGAACACCGCTGATGAATACTCTTTACATTCCGTTGTTGCTGGAGGATTACGGCGTAATCTACCAACCAGAAGTACGTCCGGTAATGGCGGGTATATTGCTGCGAAAAGGTGCTGATGTTAATGCACAGGATAGTGATGGCCGCACTGCACTTCATCATACCGTTGCGGGGGCGCGCATCACTAACTCCCAGTTGTTTGAGCAGGAACAAGTGCAGCTACTGGATACGCTTATCAAATACAAAGCCGATCTGAACATAAAAGACAAAGAAGGTAGCACTGCCCTTACAGCTGCTCTGCAATCTACAAACGGACAGCATATTGGCATTATGGAGCTCGAAAAGCTATTAGCTTCCGGTGCAAACCCAAACCTGCAGAACAACGAAGGGAAAACCCCTTTAATGTTAGCCTGCGAGCTGAATTCAAACTTTGAGATAATACTGGCTCTGATACAGGCAGGCGCTGATCCAAAACTAAAAGACCAGTCCGGTAAAACAGCTATTGACTATACCAAACAGGAAAACGTAAGTAACATCCTGATGGCTGCCGGTTCTCCAGCAAAACAGAATTAA
- a CDS encoding tRNA (5-methylaminomethyl-2-thiouridylate)-methyltransferase has translation MNTATSISTDRVHTVWSLLKYTYAIVPIVAGLDKFTHLLTNWDKYLSPVVADIIPFSPHTFMLIVGVIEIIAGVLVLLRPRIGGYIVAAWLVGIAINLVTTGEYFDVAVRDLVMAIGAFCLAKLSEADRPEGGIAEQADYGRGQMIG, from the coding sequence ATGAACACAGCAACCAGTATTTCAACAGACCGCGTGCATACCGTGTGGTCGCTTCTAAAGTACACTTATGCCATCGTACCCATTGTGGCAGGTCTAGATAAGTTTACACACCTGCTCACTAACTGGGACAAGTACCTGAGCCCTGTCGTTGCCGACATCATTCCGTTTAGCCCGCACACTTTTATGCTTATAGTTGGCGTAATCGAGATTATTGCCGGAGTTTTAGTTTTACTGCGCCCAAGAATAGGAGGGTATATTGTAGCTGCCTGGCTGGTGGGTATAGCTATAAACCTGGTAACTACTGGCGAGTATTTTGATGTTGCGGTGCGTGACCTGGTAATGGCCATTGGCGCGTTTTGCCTCGCTAAACTATCAGAAGCTGATAGACCGGAAGGCGGTATTGCTGAGCAGGCAGACTATGGCAGAGGCCAGATGATCGGGTAA
- the accC gene encoding acetyl-CoA carboxylase biotin carboxylase subunit → MFKKILIANRGEIALRIIRTCKEMGIKTVAVYSTADKESLHVRFADEAVCIGPAPSSQSYLNIPHIIAAAEITNADAIHPGYGFLSENAEFSRICAENNIKFIGASPEMINQMGDKSSAKATMQKAGVPTIPGSPGLLKSFEEGIKLAAKIKYPVIIKATAGGGGRGMRIIKDPSEFEKMWNDARTEAAAAFGNDGIYLEKFIEEPRHIEIQLIGDQHGQVAHLSERDCSIQRRHQKLVEETPSPFITDDLRERMGQAAIAGAKAINYEGVGTIEFLVDKNRDFYFMEMNTRIQVEHPITEEVIDYDLIKEQIKVAAGERISGKNYYPKMHAIECRINAEDPKNGFRPCPGKITNLHVPGGHGVRVDSHVYSGYTIPSNYDSMIAKLIVSAQTREEALVKMKRALSEFVIEGIKTTVPFHLKLMDDPGFKEGNFTTAYLENFDFKSIE, encoded by the coding sequence ATGTTTAAAAAAATATTAATTGCCAACCGGGGCGAGATTGCACTGCGCATTATTCGTACGTGCAAAGAGATGGGCATAAAAACGGTAGCGGTTTATTCTACTGCCGACAAGGAAAGCCTGCACGTGCGATTTGCTGATGAAGCAGTCTGCATTGGCCCTGCACCAAGTTCACAGTCTTACCTGAACATCCCGCACATTATTGCTGCTGCCGAAATCACTAATGCAGACGCAATTCACCCGGGCTACGGTTTCCTGTCTGAGAATGCTGAGTTCTCGCGCATTTGTGCTGAAAATAACATTAAGTTTATAGGTGCTTCGCCAGAAATGATCAACCAGATGGGTGACAAATCTTCGGCAAAAGCAACTATGCAGAAAGCGGGTGTACCTACTATACCAGGTTCTCCGGGCTTGTTAAAGTCTTTTGAAGAAGGGATCAAGCTTGCTGCCAAGATCAAGTATCCGGTAATCATCAAAGCAACTGCCGGTGGTGGTGGCCGTGGTATGCGTATCATCAAAGATCCGTCTGAGTTCGAGAAAATGTGGAACGATGCCCGTACCGAAGCTGCAGCTGCATTTGGTAACGATGGTATTTACCTGGAGAAATTTATCGAAGAGCCACGTCACATCGAGATTCAGCTGATCGGTGACCAGCATGGCCAGGTAGCTCACCTTTCGGAGCGTGATTGTTCTATTCAGCGTCGTCATCAGAAACTGGTTGAAGAAACACCTTCTCCTTTTATTACAGACGATCTGCGTGAGCGCATGGGCCAGGCAGCTATTGCCGGTGCTAAAGCCATTAACTACGAAGGTGTTGGAACTATAGAATTCCTGGTAGACAAGAACCGTGACTTCTACTTTATGGAGATGAACACGCGTATCCAGGTAGAGCACCCGATCACGGAAGAAGTTATTGATTACGACCTGATCAAGGAGCAGATTAAGGTAGCTGCCGGCGAGCGAATTTCCGGTAAAAACTACTACCCTAAAATGCACGCCATCGAGTGCCGTATCAATGCGGAAGACCCTAAGAACGGATTCCGTCCTTGCCCGGGCAAGATTACAAACCTGCACGTACCAGGCGGTCACGGCGTTCGCGTAGACTCTCACGTGTACTCTGGTTACACGATACCGTCTAACTACGACTCTATGATCGCAAAGCTGATTGTAAGCGCACAGACCCGTGAAGAAGCACTTGTAAAAATGAAGCGTGCCCTGAGTGAATTCGTGATCGAAGGTATCAAAACAACTGTACCTTTCCACCTGAAGCTGATGGATGATCCGGGTTTTAAAGAAGGCAACTTTACAACGGCTTACTTAGAGAATTTCGATTTCAAATCGATTGAGTAA
- a CDS encoding DUF4290 domain-containing protein, with protein MEASTSFKQDLLLREYGRNVQDLVNHILTIEDRAERTRLSQLLINLMAKLNPQLRDTQDYQQKLWNHLYVMSGSQLDVDAPYPLSAMEYLNDKPQRMHYPLETPKFKHYGQNVELLIQRATELEDEKEREAAIVSIGKLMKTLYRSYNKESITDDVILSDIRQLSKGKLNMDLAFIESNNLFESNVSGGSGRQDNQQRSQQQNRGGDNRGGDRNRNKNPRSSNQRNK; from the coding sequence ATGGAAGCAAGTACCTCCTTTAAACAAGACCTGTTGTTGCGCGAATATGGCCGTAACGTGCAGGACCTTGTAAATCATATACTAACTATAGAGGACAGAGCTGAACGCACACGCCTTTCGCAGTTGCTGATAAACCTGATGGCTAAACTGAATCCGCAGTTGCGTGATACACAGGATTATCAGCAGAAACTCTGGAATCACTTATATGTCATGTCAGGCTCGCAGCTGGATGTGGACGCCCCTTATCCGCTGAGCGCGATGGAGTACCTGAACGACAAGCCGCAACGCATGCATTACCCGCTCGAAACACCTAAGTTTAAGCACTATGGCCAGAACGTGGAGCTGCTTATTCAGCGTGCTACCGAACTGGAAGATGAAAAAGAGCGTGAAGCTGCTATCGTTTCTATCGGTAAACTGATGAAAACGCTGTACCGTTCTTACAACAAGGAAAGCATTACCGATGATGTGATCCTGAGCGATATCCGCCAGTTATCGAAAGGTAAACTGAACATGGACCTTGCTTTTATCGAGAGCAATAACCTGTTTGAGTCTAATGTTAGTGGTGGCAGTGGCCGTCAGGATAACCAGCAACGCAGCCAGCAGCAAAACCGTGGTGGTGATAACCGAGGGGGAGACCGCAACCGCAACAAGAATCCCCGATCTTCCAATCAAAGAAATAAATAA